A DNA window from Stigmatella aurantiaca contains the following coding sequences:
- a CDS encoding type VI secretion system Vgr family protein, whose amino-acid sequence MVARTLVHLLGETPLFLFEIAGLSEKLKVVRFSGVEGMSRLFEFQVEIACENQDLDFSQVVGKPGRLKLAGERAPRHVEGIVSRFEQVSERPRHAIYRATLVPRVWRLRHRHDCRIFQKLDTQAILKKVFETAGIPSDGVRFSLTGNYEPRDYCVQYRESDWDFASRLMEEDGIFYFFEHHEDKHVLVLGDKESALKPIEGTDSLPFHRPTGTPVQEDHVARFSYVQQVRPGRAVLRDFNFKKPALPMEASQSAAVDADLEVYDSPGEYQDPGRGSPAKGTTLAKLRLEAWQASRLEAQGESDCERLVPGRLFNLKEHSRGDYNARYLLTQVNHTGYQPQVLEEEASQEEFRYSNHFTCIPEKVPYRPERLTPRPHIRGGQTAVVVGPSGEEIHVDEWGRVKVQFHWDRQGKMDADSSCWVRVSQLWAGEQWGRMFLPRIGQEVIVDFIEGDPDRPIITGRLFNGNNLVPYELPKEKTKSTLKSNSSQGGNGYNELRFEDEKKKEQLFMHAERNMDVHVKNDSFETILNDRHQTIGSAGKKGKVGDQNEQVYRDKSLTVHRHSQEHVGGDLKLKVGGIDEGQGNVDIIIQSHRVELVHKDSHLHVQESLLEKVDGSHSLQVGKSLHVHVGQLNAVETGKEVHFKSTKIVIEAAKGITLKGPGGFITIDAGGIAIKGNKVLLNSGGSALSGSGVKPVTPQEAAAAEPAVPALADNGKVRPRTGGGGTSTSSAPKPSKKEAGPAWNTEKQRLAALPIQDFRQQTQSLHSAKRGAAFEAWMHHNHPTFQAAGRKTFQALQSNVQCDKWVNSDKQQIWDFKHYKANQLNRNLSGHAKKQLKTYSDLVDAAEAKGIHYVFSEKPSSKLRNSLGKKGVTVNYIDNSGNIASS is encoded by the coding sequence ATGGTTGCTCGAACACTCGTGCACCTGCTGGGGGAGACGCCTCTCTTTCTGTTCGAGATCGCGGGCCTCAGCGAAAAGCTCAAGGTGGTCCGTTTCTCTGGCGTGGAGGGGATGTCGCGCTTGTTCGAGTTCCAGGTGGAAATCGCCTGCGAAAATCAGGACCTGGACTTCTCGCAGGTGGTGGGCAAACCGGGAAGGCTGAAGCTCGCGGGTGAACGGGCCCCCCGGCATGTCGAAGGAATCGTCAGCCGGTTCGAGCAGGTGAGCGAACGGCCACGCCATGCCATTTACCGTGCTACGTTGGTGCCGCGCGTCTGGCGGCTGCGGCACCGCCATGACTGCCGGATCTTCCAGAAGCTGGACACCCAGGCGATTCTCAAGAAAGTCTTCGAGACAGCAGGGATCCCCTCCGACGGGGTGCGCTTCTCGCTCACAGGCAATTACGAGCCGCGCGACTACTGCGTGCAGTACCGGGAGTCAGACTGGGATTTCGCCAGCCGGCTCATGGAAGAGGACGGCATCTTCTATTTCTTCGAGCACCACGAGGACAAACACGTCCTGGTGCTCGGAGACAAGGAATCAGCCCTCAAGCCCATCGAAGGAACAGATTCCCTGCCCTTCCACCGGCCCACCGGCACCCCTGTGCAGGAGGACCACGTCGCGCGCTTCAGCTACGTCCAACAGGTGCGGCCAGGGCGAGCCGTCCTGCGTGATTTCAACTTCAAGAAGCCTGCGCTGCCCATGGAGGCCTCCCAATCGGCGGCCGTGGATGCGGACCTGGAAGTGTATGACTCGCCAGGAGAATATCAGGACCCCGGACGAGGCTCGCCCGCAAAGGGCACCACCCTTGCGAAGCTCAGGCTGGAAGCCTGGCAAGCCTCCAGACTGGAGGCCCAGGGCGAAAGTGATTGCGAGCGCCTGGTACCGGGACGGCTGTTCAACCTGAAAGAGCACTCGCGCGGGGATTACAACGCACGCTATCTGCTCACCCAGGTGAACCACACGGGCTACCAGCCTCAAGTCTTGGAGGAAGAGGCCTCCCAGGAAGAGTTCCGCTATTCCAATCACTTCACCTGTATCCCAGAGAAGGTGCCCTACCGCCCCGAGCGGCTCACCCCCAGGCCCCATATCCGAGGCGGACAAACAGCGGTGGTGGTGGGGCCCTCGGGCGAAGAGATTCACGTGGACGAGTGGGGCCGGGTGAAGGTGCAGTTCCACTGGGACCGGCAGGGAAAGATGGACGCGGACAGCTCCTGCTGGGTGCGCGTCAGTCAGCTCTGGGCTGGCGAGCAATGGGGGCGCATGTTCCTTCCACGCATCGGCCAGGAAGTGATTGTCGACTTTATCGAAGGGGATCCCGACCGCCCCATCATCACGGGCCGGCTCTTCAACGGCAACAACCTGGTGCCCTACGAACTGCCGAAGGAGAAAACCAAGAGTACCCTCAAGTCCAACTCCTCGCAGGGTGGAAACGGCTACAACGAGCTGCGGTTCGAGGATGAGAAGAAGAAGGAGCAGCTCTTCATGCACGCCGAGAGGAACATGGACGTGCACGTGAAGAACGACTCGTTCGAGACCATCCTGAACGACCGGCACCAGACGATTGGCAGCGCGGGGAAAAAGGGGAAGGTGGGGGACCAGAACGAACAGGTGTACCGGGACAAGAGCCTGACAGTGCACCGCCACAGCCAGGAGCACGTGGGGGGGGACCTGAAGCTGAAGGTGGGGGGGATCGATGAGGGACAGGGCAATGTGGACATCATCATCCAGTCCCACCGGGTGGAATTGGTTCACAAGGACAGTCACCTGCACGTTCAAGAGAGTCTTCTGGAGAAGGTAGACGGCAGCCACTCCCTGCAGGTCGGCAAGAGCCTGCACGTGCACGTGGGCCAACTCAACGCCGTCGAGACCGGCAAGGAAGTCCACTTCAAGTCCACCAAGATCGTCATCGAGGCGGCCAAAGGAATCACCCTCAAGGGGCCTGGGGGGTTCATCACCATCGACGCGGGCGGCATCGCAATCAAGGGCAACAAGGTATTGCTCAACAGCGGCGGCTCGGCCCTTTCCGGCAGTGGCGTGAAGCCGGTGACCCCGCAGGAGGCAGCGGCCGCTGAGCCTGCCGTGCCTGCCTTGGCGGACAACGGAAAGGTGCGGCCTCGCACAGGGGGCGGTGGAACCAGCACCTCCAGCGCGCCCAAACCCTCAAAGAAGGAAGCCGGCCCCGCCTGGAACACCGAAAAGCAACGGTTGGCGGCCCTCCCGATCCAGGACTTCCGGCAGCAAACCCAGTCGCTCCACAGCGCCAAGCGAGGGGCGGCATTCGAAGCGTGGATGCACCACAATCATCCCACCTTCCAGGCTGCGGGCCGCAAAACCTTCCAGGCGCTCCAAAGCAACGTTCAGTGCGACAAGTGGGTCAACAGCGACAAACAGCAAATCTGGGACTTCAAGCACTACAAGGCCAATCAGCTCAACCGAAACCTGAGCGGCCACGCCAAGAAACAACTCAAAACCTATTCCGACTTGGTGGACGCAGCCGAGGCCAAAGGCATCCACTATGTCTTCTCGGAAAAGCCCAGCAGCAAGCTAAGAAACTCTCTCGGCAAAAAAGGCGTCACCGTCAACTACATTGATAATTCGGGCAACATTGCCTCTTCCTAG
- a CDS encoding DUF3396 domain-containing protein produces the protein MSSIQLVFQAKIETWSSHGVLERVIQNTSSGAYGFLPATAYINDTNQGKALSTHLPRILQRVAAGSIEELTLSAGGSEAPPLVNLSWGNEPNTLCTLTLEKPLFSGWGTPQGVDELVQLAEKLIADSHAEYAFVHEEEGWFKLHNERFGRLLMIRSCARGPFWLTYYCSAYVHRLGGAAKLLSAPVHRALQLGDGGVLLLSHPEPLHMDEEPQRSELQRLYEYLKSLAPSENKP, from the coding sequence GTGTCTTCCATCCAATTGGTTTTTCAAGCAAAAATTGAAACATGGTCATCCCATGGTGTTCTGGAGCGTGTCATTCAAAATACTTCGTCGGGAGCCTACGGGTTTCTCCCGGCCACCGCTTACATCAACGACACCAATCAAGGCAAAGCCCTTAGCACCCATCTCCCCCGTATCCTGCAACGGGTAGCCGCTGGGAGCATCGAGGAACTCACCCTGAGCGCGGGTGGCAGTGAAGCGCCTCCCTTGGTCAACCTGAGCTGGGGCAATGAACCCAACACTTTATGCACATTGACCCTGGAGAAGCCGCTCTTCTCTGGATGGGGCACTCCCCAAGGAGTAGATGAACTCGTCCAACTCGCCGAGAAGCTCATTGCAGACAGTCATGCAGAGTATGCCTTCGTTCATGAAGAGGAGGGCTGGTTCAAACTGCACAACGAGCGCTTCGGACGCCTTTTGATGATTCGCAGTTGTGCGCGAGGGCCTTTCTGGCTGACCTATTACTGCAGTGCATACGTCCACCGGTTGGGAGGAGCAGCCAAATTGCTCTCGGCACCTGTCCATCGCGCCCTTCAACTGGGAGACGGCGGTGTGCTCCTTTTGTCACATCCGGAGCCTCTTCATATGGATGAAGAACCGCAGCGCAGCGAACTGCAGCGGCTTTACGAATACTTGAAGTCTCTTGCGCCTTCGGAGAACAAGCCGTGA
- a CDS encoding DUF4123 domain-containing protein, which translates to MSTDTKRHAILQVRWGQMAYQKTLIAPGQVLRVGRAPAEGLGLPHDAHMAAEQFELAWSGRRAWMHDLKGPSGTLLEGEPVEHGEVFNGSWLRAGQTDFSVYLERTTPPSPPAQPDLPEVAAHKAQALECLRGQKTPLYAILDAARSPRILELLHESVEPYCSLYEGPKGEALAGMAPYLVSLPNKDSWLLEALVQEGWAAAWGIYLTSPLPVLQVRRHFRKLLMVEAESIEGRLYFRFYDPRVLHIFLPTCQPDMKKEFFGEVERFILSGTSGELVEIPFVEPKS; encoded by the coding sequence ATGAGCACGGACACCAAGCGTCACGCCATCCTCCAGGTGCGCTGGGGACAGATGGCCTACCAGAAGACCCTCATCGCGCCCGGCCAGGTGCTGCGGGTGGGGCGAGCCCCAGCCGAGGGCTTGGGCCTGCCGCACGATGCGCACATGGCGGCGGAGCAGTTCGAACTCGCCTGGAGCGGCAGGCGGGCCTGGATGCATGATCTCAAGGGGCCCTCCGGGACCTTGCTGGAGGGCGAGCCCGTGGAGCACGGTGAGGTGTTCAACGGAAGCTGGCTGCGCGCGGGACAGACGGATTTCTCCGTGTATCTCGAGCGGACGACACCTCCCTCGCCGCCCGCTCAGCCAGATCTCCCTGAGGTGGCCGCTCACAAGGCCCAAGCCCTGGAGTGCCTGCGAGGCCAGAAGACGCCGCTGTATGCCATCCTGGACGCCGCGCGCTCCCCTCGTATCCTCGAACTGTTGCACGAGTCGGTAGAACCGTATTGCTCGTTGTATGAGGGGCCCAAGGGCGAAGCGCTGGCCGGGATGGCCCCGTACCTGGTGAGCTTGCCCAACAAGGACTCGTGGTTGCTAGAGGCCCTGGTGCAGGAGGGGTGGGCGGCCGCCTGGGGAATCTATCTGACCAGCCCACTCCCCGTCCTCCAGGTCCGGCGGCACTTTCGCAAACTGCTCATGGTGGAGGCGGAGAGCATCGAGGGCCGACTCTATTTTCGCTTCTACGATCCGCGCGTGCTCCACATCTTCCTTCCGACTTGTCAGCCGGACATGAAGAAAGAGTTCTTTGGTGAAGTCGAACGCTTCATCCTCAGTGGCACAAGCGGGGAACTCGTCGAGATTCCCTTCGTGGAGCCGAAGAGTTGA
- a CDS encoding PAAR domain-containing protein, whose translation MPPAARITDIHVCPKVEPGPVPHVGGPTTSGESTVLIGYQPAARVGDSLLCTGPGVSDSISQGESSVIIGGKPAARLGDSTSHGGVIVVGCPTVVIGSSAQGLTLSIAALDGKPFCEECEKAKQQQAQSSGS comes from the coding sequence ATGCCTCCTGCCGCACGCATCACCGACATCCATGTTTGTCCCAAGGTGGAGCCAGGTCCCGTGCCTCATGTGGGGGGACCCACGACCTCGGGAGAGAGCACGGTCCTCATTGGCTATCAGCCCGCGGCCCGCGTGGGCGATTCGCTCTTGTGCACGGGCCCGGGGGTCTCGGACTCCATCTCGCAGGGCGAGTCCTCCGTCATCATCGGAGGAAAGCCCGCGGCCCGCTTGGGGGACTCCACTTCTCACGGGGGCGTCATCGTTGTCGGTTGTCCCACCGTGGTGATTGGCTCGTCCGCGCAGGGGCTGACCCTTTCGATCGCGGCCCTCGACGGCAAGCCCTTCTGCGAAGAATGCGAGAAGGCGAAACAGCAGCAGGCCCAGTCTTCGGGAAGTTAA
- a CDS encoding type VI secretion system Vgr family protein — translation MVARALVHLLGETPLFLFEVHGLGEPLRVVRFAGTEGLSSLFEFQVELACENQDLDFTQVVGKPGGLTLNGDLVPRHVHGIVSRFEQVNELPRHAIYRATVVPLVWRLLHRHDCRIFQKLDTQAILKKVFETAGVPSDQVRFSLMGSYEPRDYCVQYRESDWDFASRLMEEDGIFYFFEHHEDKHVLVLGDKESALKPIEGVELLPFRRSTGGVVEEDHVSRFRRMQQVRSGRASLRDFNFKKPGLPMEAQHEAEVDADLEVYDYPGEYQDPGRGSAAKGAAIAKLRLEAWQASRMEAQGESDCERMVPGRLFTLMEHSRGDYNGRYLLTHVGHEGSQPQVLDEEAPQGEFSYTNYFTCIPEKVPYRPARVTPRPYVRGVQTAVVVGPSGEEIHVDEWGRVKVQFHWDRQGKQDENSSCWVRVSQLWAGEGWGAMFIPRIGQEVIVDFIEGDPDRPLIIGRVYNGANLVPYELPAHKTKSTIKSNSSQGGNGYNELRFEDEKKKEQLFMHAERNMDVHVKNDSFETILNDRHQTIGSAGKKGKVGDQNEQVYRDKSLTVHRHSQEHVGGDLKLRVGGIDEGQGNVDIIIQSHRVELVQKNSHLHVQQNLLEKVDGVHSLQVAKDLHVKVGEVHALEAGKELHLKSDQIVIEAASGITVKGPGGFITIDASGIAIKGTLVQINTGGTALSGSGVSPIDPKEAVAAVPVVPSPADDGSAP, via the coding sequence ATGGTTGCTCGGGCACTCGTGCACCTGTTGGGAGAGACTCCTCTATTCCTGTTCGAGGTCCATGGATTGGGTGAACCCCTGAGGGTCGTCCGCTTCGCCGGCACGGAGGGGCTGTCGAGCCTGTTCGAGTTCCAGGTGGAACTCGCCTGCGAGAACCAGGATCTCGACTTCACCCAGGTGGTGGGCAAGCCGGGGGGGCTGACGCTCAATGGTGACCTGGTGCCCCGGCATGTCCACGGCATCGTCAGCCGGTTCGAGCAGGTCAACGAGCTGCCACGCCACGCCATCTATCGTGCCACGGTGGTCCCACTGGTCTGGCGGCTGCTGCACCGTCACGACTGCCGGATCTTCCAGAAGCTGGACACGCAGGCGATTCTCAAGAAAGTCTTCGAGACGGCAGGGGTCCCCTCCGACCAGGTGCGCTTCTCGCTCATGGGCAGCTATGAGCCGCGTGACTATTGCGTGCAGTACCGGGAGTCGGACTGGGACTTCGCCAGCCGGCTCATGGAGGAGGACGGCATCTTCTATTTCTTCGAGCACCACGAGGACAAACACGTCCTCGTGCTCGGAGACAAGGAGTCGGCCCTCAAGCCCATCGAGGGGGTGGAACTGCTGCCATTCCGCCGCTCGACCGGTGGGGTGGTGGAGGAAGACCACGTGTCACGCTTCCGGCGCATGCAGCAGGTGCGCTCGGGACGTGCGAGCCTGAGGGACTTCAACTTCAAGAAGCCCGGGCTGCCCATGGAGGCCCAACACGAGGCGGAGGTGGATGCGGACCTGGAGGTGTACGACTACCCCGGGGAGTACCAGGACCCGGGGCGTGGCTCCGCGGCCAAGGGCGCCGCCATCGCCAAGTTGCGGCTGGAAGCCTGGCAGGCCTCCCGGATGGAGGCCCAAGGGGAGAGCGACTGCGAGCGCATGGTTCCAGGCCGGTTGTTCACGCTCATGGAGCACTCGCGCGGGGACTACAATGGCCGCTACCTGCTCACTCACGTAGGCCATGAAGGCAGCCAGCCCCAGGTGCTGGACGAGGAGGCTCCGCAGGGGGAGTTCAGCTACACCAACTACTTCACGTGCATTCCGGAGAAGGTGCCCTACCGGCCCGCGCGGGTGACGCCCAGGCCCTATGTCCGGGGCGTCCAGACCGCGGTGGTGGTGGGGCCTTCGGGAGAAGAGATCCACGTGGACGAGTGGGGCCGGGTGAAGGTGCAGTTCCACTGGGACCGGCAGGGAAAGCAGGACGAGAACAGCTCCTGCTGGGTGCGCGTCAGCCAGCTGTGGGCCGGCGAGGGCTGGGGGGCCATGTTCATCCCGCGCATTGGCCAGGAGGTCATCGTCGATTTCATCGAGGGAGACCCGGACCGGCCGCTCATCATCGGGCGCGTGTACAACGGTGCCAACCTGGTGCCTTACGAGCTGCCCGCGCACAAGACGAAGAGCACCATCAAGTCCAACTCCTCGCAGGGCGGAAACGGCTACAACGAGCTGCGGTTCGAGGATGAGAAGAAGAAGGAGCAGCTCTTCATGCACGCCGAGAGGAACATGGACGTGCACGTGAAGAACGACTCGTTCGAGACTATTCTGAACGACCGGCACCAGACGATTGGCAGCGCGGGGAAAAAGGGGAAGGTGGGGGACCAGAACGAACAGGTGTACCGGGACAAGAGCCTGACGGTGCACCGCCACAGCCAAGAGCACGTGGGGGGGGACCTGAAGCTGAGGGTGGGGGGAATTGATGAGGGGCAGGGCAACGTGGACATCATCATCCAGTCCCACCGGGTGGAGCTGGTCCAGAAGAACAGCCACCTGCACGTTCAGCAAAACCTTCTGGAGAAGGTGGACGGGGTCCATTCCCTGCAGGTCGCCAAGGATCTGCACGTGAAGGTGGGCGAGGTCCATGCGCTGGAGGCCGGCAAGGAACTGCACCTCAAGTCCGACCAGATCGTCATCGAGGCGGCGAGCGGCATCACCGTCAAGGGGCCTGGGGGGTTCATCACCATCGATGCAAGCGGCATCGCCATCAAGGGCACCTTGGTGCAGATCAACACTGGCGGGACAGCCCTTTCCGGCAGTGGGGTGAGCCCGATCGATCCCAAGGAAGCCGTGGCCGCCGTGCCGGTTGTCCCGTCCCCCGCAGACGACGGAAGCGCTCCTTAG
- a CDS encoding Ig-like domain-containing protein yields the protein MAQQFEPGSWVLIHATDESTSWPWELHQVRDEDARGFALARPLLNVAPGRTEVSVRRVEPLSKAAALPRLNKPLQGEEVAGDELRVEGEAPQGARVLVFVDGVESAEWEVSGSGRFESVIKIHLSPGSHQLQLVSGLAGVWKLGSESVSILSLAPPDVPVVLEPTAGAYTNDTTPLFRGTAQAGATVIVAIAGTDVGSTPVDSMGNWSLSLGTPLAEGSYNASIRAQAPNGETSGAAFVSFRVDVTPPRVSITETPRAYTSATSVSVRFNASEAGVVECILDGVSIGKPCYSPVRTPDLAEGAYVLVFVATDRAGNVDPSPTRVQWVVDRTQPTIEFLEGPSASSKAENVSFLVKASEEVDFYECSVDEGTWAFCSEEPKVFGLIEGTHSLAVRATDKAGNISPTIHYPWEADFTAPATPVLLQPVASALLNDPTPGITGTAEPGATVKAYFKGIEACAAPVDLSGSWSCRTAQPLTTGAYDLTLTVEDPAGNINAQFVPISLDIDVDVPDTAITEGPEAFTRSASQKFAFSSTERDVTFECSMDDASFAPCDNALPEGMVTAELGRHILRVRARDRAGNVDDTPAAQEWVYSIYEGSGSGLLNCSASGTSSLLPLVSLVVALAFRRPWSWQRKAVGGKGLLVALGVGLVGSAHAQGFDLQQYKSAPGQKDVLGVYNPEITAEKTVVHAGLSLNYANKPLVLRTVSDEEVVQNIAAGQLTADVLASISFLDHFEVGLALPVTSQWGPEPGRLGAVVPENAPGTGLGDLRLVPKVAWPLGSKFRVGAIAAVSLPTGQDEKFLGAGGVGIQPMVLAQWAARENLKVIANAGGRFQPEKQVELLDLKAGNAFTYALGTQWSFANKTFAQVSLDGAVALSGEQSRANSLGLLGAVGYLLTDTMAVRLGGGTGFTRGYGSPKGRFFVSIDWSQPVPGHFKECRPEGDDDGDRVLNSGDQCPYAPGSLGNGCPPDASTERVSALVQRFKNDRDRDGLVDDADVCPNEPGVEERRGCAVPSPSAGKASEFLVVKFSSPVDGRELAVPPGMETVVTQAQQRLKDGQLGEVRVKLPPSPADKKERELMERWTERVRGHLEEKLSLPKGSEMLKVEFAGKPARRSGGKLLFDADFTLVPAPPVQAVLKCGGQVAARLMWSYGGVTTGTEGKQDKLSNEDTVCVGGFVKTGAESGAVLVLADGDVLRLAPESQVTLGKEDVQVEGTAERQGRSAALAAPEIPCKSDSISWGRVQGVGRYLVQVSPGADFNEGVRFAVTDRREVSLESLNLPTGGTWFWRVFAVDTQGDKKGFTGKPSKVHAL from the coding sequence GTGGCCCAGCAATTCGAACCTGGCTCCTGGGTGCTCATACATGCCACCGACGAGAGCACTTCTTGGCCCTGGGAACTGCATCAGGTGCGGGATGAGGATGCACGGGGCTTTGCGCTTGCCAGGCCTTTGCTGAATGTCGCGCCAGGGCGCACGGAGGTTTCAGTGCGCAGGGTAGAGCCGCTGTCAAAGGCAGCGGCCTTGCCAAGGTTGAACAAGCCTCTTCAGGGGGAGGAAGTGGCAGGAGATGAACTGCGCGTGGAGGGGGAGGCTCCGCAAGGCGCTCGCGTTCTCGTCTTCGTCGACGGTGTGGAGAGCGCTGAGTGGGAAGTGAGCGGGTCCGGTCGATTTGAGAGCGTCATCAAAATCCACCTTTCTCCGGGGAGCCATCAGCTCCAGTTGGTCAGTGGCTTGGCAGGTGTTTGGAAGCTTGGCTCGGAGTCTGTCTCCATCCTGAGCCTGGCGCCTCCAGATGTTCCCGTGGTGCTCGAACCCACTGCTGGCGCATACACCAACGATACGACGCCGCTCTTTCGTGGCACCGCCCAAGCGGGGGCCACGGTCATTGTCGCCATCGCGGGAACAGATGTTGGATCCACACCCGTGGACAGCATGGGCAATTGGTCGCTCTCTCTGGGAACTCCTCTGGCGGAAGGGTCTTATAACGCCTCCATCAGGGCCCAAGCACCGAATGGCGAGACCAGTGGCGCTGCCTTCGTGAGCTTCAGGGTGGATGTCACGCCTCCTCGCGTCAGTATTACCGAGACGCCGCGCGCCTATACCTCCGCTACATCTGTTTCCGTTCGCTTCAATGCCTCGGAAGCCGGAGTGGTCGAGTGCATTCTGGATGGCGTTTCTATCGGCAAGCCTTGTTATTCACCTGTCAGAACCCCCGACCTGGCGGAGGGAGCGTACGTTCTGGTTTTTGTCGCGACGGATCGCGCGGGCAACGTGGACCCCTCGCCCACGCGAGTTCAATGGGTCGTTGACCGCACCCAGCCCACGATTGAGTTCCTTGAGGGCCCTTCCGCATCGTCGAAGGCAGAGAATGTTTCTTTCCTGGTGAAGGCGAGTGAGGAGGTCGACTTTTACGAATGCTCCGTGGACGAAGGGACGTGGGCCTTCTGTAGCGAAGAACCCAAGGTCTTTGGTTTGATAGAGGGAACCCACTCCCTCGCGGTCCGGGCCACGGATAAGGCGGGGAACATCAGCCCCACCATCCACTATCCATGGGAAGCGGACTTTACCGCGCCGGCAACGCCCGTGCTTCTGCAACCCGTGGCGAGCGCGCTACTGAATGATCCAACTCCGGGAATCACGGGCACGGCGGAACCTGGGGCCACGGTGAAGGCCTATTTCAAGGGCATTGAGGCTTGTGCCGCACCCGTGGATCTTTCTGGGAGTTGGAGCTGCCGGACGGCCCAGCCGCTGACCACGGGGGCCTACGATTTGACGCTGACGGTGGAGGACCCAGCCGGCAACATCAACGCGCAATTCGTCCCCATCTCCTTGGACATCGATGTCGATGTTCCGGACACCGCCATCACCGAGGGCCCTGAGGCGTTCACCCGGAGTGCCAGCCAGAAGTTCGCTTTCAGTTCCACGGAGCGGGATGTGACCTTCGAGTGCAGCATGGACGATGCGTCCTTTGCGCCGTGCGACAATGCGCTTCCCGAGGGGATGGTCACGGCCGAGCTCGGGCGGCACATCCTGCGGGTCCGTGCCCGGGACCGGGCTGGGAATGTGGATGATACGCCGGCTGCTCAGGAGTGGGTTTACAGCATCTACGAGGGGAGCGGCAGCGGTTTGCTGAACTGCTCGGCTTCGGGGACCTCGTCTTTGCTCCCCCTGGTTTCGCTGGTGGTGGCCTTGGCTTTCCGTCGCCCGTGGTCCTGGCAGAGGAAAGCAGTGGGAGGGAAGGGGCTGCTGGTCGCCTTGGGGGTAGGACTAGTTGGCTCTGCACATGCCCAGGGTTTTGACCTGCAACAGTACAAGTCCGCTCCGGGACAAAAGGATGTGCTCGGCGTTTACAATCCTGAAATAACAGCCGAGAAGACGGTGGTTCATGCGGGATTGTCGCTCAACTACGCCAACAAACCCTTGGTGCTCAGGACCGTGAGCGATGAGGAAGTTGTCCAGAATATCGCTGCGGGCCAGCTCACAGCGGACGTGCTGGCGTCTATCTCCTTCCTCGACCACTTCGAGGTGGGACTGGCACTCCCTGTGACAAGTCAGTGGGGCCCCGAGCCTGGTCGCTTGGGGGCAGTCGTTCCGGAGAATGCTCCTGGCACGGGCTTGGGAGATTTGCGGTTGGTCCCCAAAGTGGCGTGGCCCCTCGGAAGCAAGTTCCGTGTGGGCGCGATCGCGGCCGTGTCGTTGCCTACTGGCCAGGATGAAAAATTCCTGGGAGCTGGCGGGGTAGGTATTCAGCCCATGGTGCTGGCGCAATGGGCTGCCCGTGAGAATCTGAAGGTGATCGCGAATGCGGGCGGACGGTTTCAGCCGGAGAAACAGGTCGAGTTGCTGGACTTGAAAGCGGGCAATGCGTTCACCTATGCGCTGGGCACACAATGGTCGTTTGCCAACAAGACCTTCGCGCAGGTCAGCTTGGATGGCGCGGTGGCCTTGAGCGGCGAACAGTCCAGGGCCAACTCCCTGGGATTGCTGGGCGCCGTGGGATATTTGCTTACGGACACCATGGCCGTCCGGTTGGGAGGAGGGACTGGCTTCACCCGTGGCTATGGCTCGCCCAAGGGCCGGTTTTTCGTGAGCATTGACTGGTCTCAGCCAGTTCCCGGCCACTTCAAGGAGTGTCGTCCCGAGGGCGACGATGACGGAGATCGTGTCCTCAACTCCGGAGACCAGTGTCCCTATGCGCCGGGGAGCCTGGGGAATGGATGCCCGCCAGATGCCAGCACCGAGCGCGTCAGCGCACTGGTGCAGCGCTTCAAGAACGACCGCGACCGCGACGGGCTTGTGGACGATGCGGACGTGTGCCCCAACGAGCCGGGCGTCGAAGAGCGCCGGGGCTGTGCCGTACCGTCCCCGTCGGCTGGCAAGGCGTCCGAGTTCCTCGTGGTGAAGTTTTCCTCGCCTGTCGATGGGCGGGAACTGGCTGTTCCGCCGGGTATGGAGACGGTCGTGACGCAGGCGCAGCAACGGCTGAAGGACGGCCAGCTCGGAGAGGTGCGCGTGAAGCTGCCTCCTTCCCCCGCGGACAAGAAGGAGCGGGAGTTGATGGAGAGGTGGACCGAGCGCGTGCGAGGCCATCTTGAGGAGAAATTGTCCCTGCCGAAGGGCTCTGAGATGCTGAAGGTGGAGTTCGCCGGGAAACCGGCCCGCCGCTCGGGGGGAAAGCTTCTGTTCGATGCCGATTTCACCCTGGTCCCCGCTCCGCCGGTGCAGGCTGTGCTGAAGTGTGGGGGCCAAGTGGCGGCCCGGTTGATGTGGTCCTATGGTGGGGTGACCACGGGCACCGAGGGCAAGCAGGACAAGCTGTCGAACGAAGACACCGTGTGCGTTGGCGGCTTCGTGAAGACGGGCGCCGAATCGGGGGCCGTCCTGGTGTTGGCGGATGGCGACGTGCTGCGGCTCGCTCCAGAGAGCCAAGTGACGTTGGGCAAGGAGGACGTTCAGGTGGAGGGCACGGCGGAGCGCCAGGGGCGTTCGGCTGCATTGGCTGCTCCGGAAATCCCTTGTAAATCAGACTCGATTTCATGGGGGCGTGTGCAAGGGGTCGGCCGCTACCTGGTGCAGGTGAGTCCGGGAGCAGACTTCAATGAGGGCGTGCGCTTCGCCGTAACGGACAGGCGGGAGGTGTCGCTTGAGTCATTGAATCTCCCCACGGGGGGAACATGGTTCTGGCGCGTCTTCGCCGTGGACACGCAGGGGGACAAAAAGGGATTCACCGGTAAACCCTCGAAAGTTCATGCCCTCTAA